One window of Acidobacteriaceae bacterium genomic DNA carries:
- a CDS encoding LacI family DNA-binding transcriptional regulator, translating to MPKEKSSPPPGARVSLKMLAEYLDLSPATVSFVLNNAPNRSIPEVTRERVKAAARKFGYRPNLIARSLRGTNTCTVGILLPVIGEGYHAQVLSGAADVLMREGYFFFTAHHRHRPDLIAEYPRLLHSRGVEGILAIDTRLSEPPVAPTVSIASHMPLPGVSNIVLDSTRAAELALGHLFRLGHRKIAFMRGQAFSSDSDTRWRATVQVARTLGIRVSSDLTILLDRDMQSPELGYPGIQQLLMRRRDFTAIVCFNDISAIGCIRALHDGGLRVPEDVSVVGFDDIQSANYHVPSLTTIRQPLQSMGELAATTLLKKIAREEQPDILPVQPELIVRESTAPVATSASGAGKHKK from the coding sequence ATGCCGAAAGAGAAATCCTCGCCCCCGCCCGGCGCGCGCGTGTCGCTGAAGATGCTCGCCGAGTACCTCGACCTCTCTCCGGCAACCGTCTCCTTTGTGCTGAACAACGCACCCAACCGCTCCATCCCGGAAGTCACGCGTGAGCGCGTCAAGGCTGCCGCCCGCAAGTTCGGCTACCGACCTAACCTCATTGCGCGCTCGCTCCGCGGCACTAACACGTGCACAGTCGGCATCCTTCTTCCGGTCATCGGCGAGGGCTATCACGCGCAGGTTCTCTCCGGCGCCGCAGACGTCCTCATGCGCGAGGGATACTTCTTCTTCACCGCTCACCACCGCCATCGCCCCGACCTTATCGCCGAGTACCCCCGCCTCCTGCACTCCCGCGGCGTCGAAGGCATCCTCGCCATCGACACCCGCCTCTCGGAACCGCCCGTGGCTCCAACGGTCTCCATCGCCTCCCACATGCCGCTTCCGGGAGTCTCGAACATCGTGCTCGACAGCACACGCGCGGCGGAGCTCGCGCTTGGTCACCTGTTTCGGCTGGGTCATCGAAAGATTGCTTTCATGCGCGGCCAGGCGTTCAGCTCCGACTCCGACACCCGCTGGCGTGCAACGGTGCAGGTCGCGCGGACGCTTGGCATCCGCGTGTCGTCCGATCTCACAATTCTTCTCGACAGGGACATGCAGTCTCCTGAGCTCGGCTACCCGGGCATTCAGCAACTGCTGATGCGGCGGCGCGACTTCACCGCCATTGTCTGCTTCAACGACATCTCCGCCATCGGCTGCATTCGCGCGCTGCACGATGGCGGCCTGCGCGTTCCCGAGGATGTGTCGGTCGTCGGCTTTGACGATATCCAATCGGCGAACTATCACGTTCCAAGCCTGACAACTATTCGCCAGCCGCTTCAATCGATGGGAGAGCTCGCCGCGACCACGCTGCTGAAAAAAATCGCACGCGAAGAGCAACCGGACATATTGCCCGTGCAACCGGAGCTCATCGTTCGCGAGTCGACCGCCCCCGTCGCGACATCCGCCTCAGGAGCCGGCAAACACAAGAAGTAA
- a CDS encoding efflux transporter outer membrane subunit, giving the protein MPFLRTHAITGVPHSCAKRMGGVAMLALTVTLALTGCTVGPKYTRPNVPAPPTFRGPDNTAISSDPKTSIADQQWSTIFHEPELQQLITTALANNLDLRIAAQHILEQQAQVRITRAQEFPQIGGTLSGSGTNVSQFVITAPVEFGLTASWTPDFWGLYRKQTEAQRDQLLAQQWAQRAVRVTLVQQVATTYFQLRALDAQLAVAQQTLKVRQDSLSLTQKLETGGAAPLSDVRQAEQLLYTASSEIPQLEQQIQQTENELRLLLGQTPGPVTHTDPAALTPPPTDLPTGIASQLLERRPDIQQAEAQLMAANANIGVASAQFFPQLSLSGEGGAGGVNFANLIGVVLGTGSITQPIFEGGKLRGQLQLSVAQKDELVLNYQKTILGAFRDVSNSLIAAQKTRDTRIEEEKLVASAQDATRLARDRYNGGATSYLEVLTNDSNLFNAQLSLITAQQNEALTLVQLYTTLGGGWQ; this is encoded by the coding sequence ATGCCCTTCCTCCGCACCCACGCAATCACTGGGGTGCCCCATTCATGCGCGAAGCGCATGGGTGGGGTTGCGATGCTCGCACTCACTGTCACCCTCGCCCTCACCGGCTGCACCGTAGGCCCCAAATACACGCGCCCTAACGTCCCCGCGCCGCCCACCTTCCGCGGCCCCGACAACACCGCTATCTCCTCCGACCCAAAGACCTCCATCGCCGACCAGCAATGGTCCACCATCTTCCACGAGCCCGAGCTCCAGCAACTCATCACCACCGCGCTCGCCAACAACCTCGACCTCCGCATCGCCGCCCAGCACATCCTCGAGCAGCAGGCCCAGGTCCGCATCACCCGCGCGCAGGAGTTTCCGCAGATCGGCGGCACCCTCTCCGGAAGCGGCACCAACGTCTCCCAATTCGTCATCACCGCACCAGTCGAGTTCGGCCTCACCGCCTCCTGGACCCCCGACTTCTGGGGCCTCTACCGCAAACAAACCGAAGCCCAGCGCGATCAGCTCCTCGCCCAGCAATGGGCCCAGCGCGCCGTGCGCGTCACGCTCGTCCAGCAGGTCGCGACCACCTACTTCCAGCTCCGCGCGCTCGACGCCCAACTCGCCGTCGCGCAGCAAACCCTCAAAGTCCGTCAGGACTCGCTCTCACTCACCCAGAAGCTCGAAACCGGCGGCGCCGCCCCACTCTCTGACGTCCGCCAGGCCGAACAGCTCCTCTACACCGCCTCTTCCGAAATCCCGCAGCTCGAGCAGCAAATCCAGCAGACCGAAAACGAACTCCGCCTGCTCCTCGGCCAAACCCCCGGCCCCGTCACCCACACCGACCCCGCTGCACTCACGCCTCCACCCACCGATCTCCCCACCGGCATCGCCAGCCAGCTCCTCGAGCGCCGCCCCGACATCCAGCAGGCTGAAGCGCAGCTCATGGCCGCCAACGCCAACATCGGCGTCGCCAGCGCCCAGTTCTTCCCGCAGCTCTCTCTCAGCGGTGAAGGCGGAGCCGGCGGCGTCAACTTCGCCAACCTCATCGGCGTAGTTCTCGGCACCGGCTCCATCACGCAGCCCATCTTCGAAGGCGGCAAGCTCCGCGGCCAGCTCCAGCTCTCCGTCGCGCAAAAGGACGAGCTCGTCCTCAACTACCAGAAGACCATCCTCGGCGCCTTCCGCGACGTCTCCAACTCCCTCATCGCCGCGCAGAAAACCCGCGACACCCGCATCGAAGAAGAAAAACTCGTCGCCTCCGCGCAGGACGCCACGCGCCTCGCCCGCGACCGATACAACGGCGGAGCCACCAGCTACCTCGAAGTCCTCACCAACGACTCCAACCTCTTCAACGCGCAGCTCTCCCTCATCACCGCGCAACAAAACGAAGCCCTCACTCTCGTCCAGCTTTACACCACCCTCGGCGGCGGCTGGCAGTAA
- a CDS encoding EpsI family protein, translated as MRSAKFWVVLILLAGCLTTLKLRGDVDHVPPTPPLTLLPQNIDGLISQDYPLDSETLAVLGDGRFLNRVYSNPDPVQQRLNAPVSLFIGYFPTQRSGQSIHSPQNCLPGAGWAFLSSKVINLPTADGHPYPVGEYLIGNAGQKQVVLYWYLAHGRSVASDYKAKAYMMLDAIRWNRTDGALVRIVTPVGQNEALDSAQQRAIQFANQVTPLLPRFIPN; from the coding sequence ATGAGATCTGCAAAGTTCTGGGTGGTCCTTATTCTTCTCGCCGGCTGCCTCACGACGCTGAAGCTGCGCGGCGACGTGGATCACGTTCCGCCCACGCCTCCCCTGACGCTCCTGCCTCAGAACATCGATGGCTTGATCTCGCAGGATTATCCGCTGGACAGCGAGACGCTGGCCGTGCTCGGCGACGGCCGCTTCCTCAATCGTGTCTATTCAAACCCGGATCCGGTGCAGCAGCGGCTTAACGCCCCGGTATCGCTTTTCATTGGCTACTTCCCGACGCAGCGGTCGGGGCAGTCGATTCACTCTCCGCAGAATTGCCTGCCGGGCGCAGGATGGGCGTTTCTATCCTCCAAGGTGATCAATCTGCCGACGGCGGACGGACACCCGTACCCGGTCGGCGAGTACCTGATCGGGAACGCCGGCCAGAAGCAGGTAGTGCTGTACTGGTATCTCGCACACGGCCGCAGCGTGGCCAGCGACTACAAGGCGAAGGCCTACATGATGCTGGATGCGATCCGCTGGAACCGCACCGACGGCGCTCTCGTGCGCATCGTCACACCGGTGGGACAGAACGAGGCTCTCGACTCGGCGCAGCAACGCGCGATTCAATTTGCCAACCAGGTGACTCCACTGCTGCCCCGCTTCATTCCAAATTAA
- the xrtA gene encoding exosortase A: MMVTQPVIQPAPVAPSGQEREVVPVRSTWQRWLPALLLAAIVVAIYWGISIKLVENWYLDPDFSHGFLVPLFSAYLIWTKRETLKNTPVRQSWAGLPLVLLAIITLLLGVYGAELFLARVSMVMLLAGLIWMMAGRDMLRELRFPVLVLLLAIPLPKVIYNQITFPLQIFASKVAAAVLPLFGVPVLRDGNIIQLPSMPLEVAEACSGIRSLMSLFTAAIFYGYFLEPSTTRRVILALAALPIAVLANGARIVGTGLAVQYWDPDKALGFFHEFSGWLIFVVSLVLLYVLHTAMNLQARLRGGRR, translated from the coding sequence ATGATGGTCACACAACCGGTTATCCAGCCCGCCCCTGTGGCTCCCTCGGGCCAAGAGCGCGAGGTGGTTCCTGTGCGTTCAACCTGGCAGCGCTGGCTGCCAGCGCTACTCCTGGCTGCCATCGTCGTGGCGATCTACTGGGGCATCTCGATCAAGCTCGTTGAAAACTGGTATCTCGACCCGGACTTTTCACACGGGTTTCTCGTTCCGCTGTTTTCGGCGTATCTGATATGGACGAAACGGGAAACGCTGAAAAACACCCCGGTGAGACAGAGCTGGGCGGGTCTGCCGCTGGTCCTCCTTGCCATCATCACGCTGCTTCTGGGTGTGTACGGTGCCGAGCTGTTTCTGGCGCGTGTCTCGATGGTGATGCTGCTGGCAGGGCTGATATGGATGATGGCCGGCCGGGACATGCTCCGCGAACTGCGCTTTCCGGTGCTGGTCCTGCTGCTGGCGATCCCGCTTCCGAAGGTTATCTATAACCAGATCACGTTTCCCCTGCAGATCTTCGCCTCGAAGGTTGCCGCGGCTGTGCTTCCGCTCTTCGGGGTTCCGGTGCTGCGCGACGGCAACATTATTCAGTTGCCATCGATGCCGCTTGAGGTGGCCGAGGCCTGCAGCGGTATCCGTTCGCTGATGAGCCTGTTCACGGCGGCCATCTTTTATGGCTATTTCCTGGAGCCGAGCACGACGCGACGGGTAATCCTGGCGCTCGCGGCGCTGCCGATTGCGGTGCTCGCCAACGGAGCACGCATTGTGGGCACGGGGCTCGCCGTACAGTACTGGGACCCGGACAAGGCGCTTGGATTCTTCCATGAGTTCTCCGGCTGGCTCATCTTTGTTGTATCGCTGGTGCTGCTCTACGTGCTTCACACTGCGATGAATCTGCAGGCAAGGCTGCGGGGAGGGCGCCGATGA
- a CDS encoding polysaccharide biosynthesis/export family protein translates to MKVSITTAASKVSRSSSFRGVLLFLGMLGIAALCVAQAAKPILTPAPVPPSQTPPTPNTDAVASMPIDPSTYLIGPEDVLQITVWKEQTLSGTFPVRPDGMISMVLLGDVKAAGLTPLQLTANLTKEYKKYIQEPLVTVGVQAVNSKHIFLVGEVGRVGPIPLTPGMTPLQAISVAGGPTPYAHLKRIYILRGPQGKQEKIPFNYKAALKGDNPRDVILEPNDTVVVP, encoded by the coding sequence GTGAAGGTATCAATTACCACCGCTGCATCGAAAGTTAGCCGTTCCAGCTCCTTCCGCGGAGTTCTTCTGTTTCTCGGGATGCTGGGAATCGCTGCGCTGTGCGTCGCCCAGGCCGCCAAGCCCATTCTTACGCCCGCGCCGGTCCCCCCGAGCCAGACCCCTCCGACGCCAAACACCGACGCTGTCGCATCCATGCCGATCGACCCCTCCACCTATCTGATAGGGCCTGAGGATGTCCTCCAGATCACTGTCTGGAAGGAGCAAACTCTCTCCGGCACCTTCCCGGTTCGCCCGGACGGGATGATCTCCATGGTCCTGCTCGGCGATGTGAAGGCTGCCGGTCTGACCCCGCTGCAACTGACCGCCAACCTGACCAAGGAATACAAGAAGTACATTCAGGAACCCCTTGTAACTGTTGGAGTCCAAGCGGTTAACAGCAAGCATATCTTCCTCGTCGGTGAAGTAGGTCGTGTGGGCCCCATCCCGCTTACACCCGGCATGACACCTTTGCAGGCAATTTCGGTTGCCGGAGGCCCGACTCCCTATGCGCATCTAAAACGCATCTATATTTTGCGTGGGCCTCAAGGAAAGCAGGAGAAGATTCCATTCAACTACAAGGCAGCTTTGAAGGGAGACAACCCGCGAGACGTGATTCTGGAACCGAACGACACGGTTGTGGTCCCATGA
- a CDS encoding PEP-CTERM sorting domain-containing protein, which translates to MAKADSIISSSPVSTISVTGSNFQFNPNTGMLTFAPNGTGAGLGNYTVGGATGTFATYFSSPNPVTFFPTMPQPGPFTIPLGVMSTHTPPGGSLEVLSTTENGETLTFTLTSEAWSYGPDPTGQYTELMLTGTGIFNLTGATNYVPEDASFNFTAQQTPGGYTELVSFSGTGTALGPVPEPSSLALLGTGLLGAAAFARRRLSARLSA; encoded by the coding sequence ATGGCAAAGGCAGACAGCATTATCAGTTCATCGCCAGTCAGCACGATCTCGGTGACTGGCTCTAACTTCCAGTTCAACCCCAACACCGGCATGCTCACGTTTGCGCCGAATGGGACGGGTGCCGGACTTGGGAACTACACGGTTGGCGGCGCGACTGGCACGTTCGCGACCTACTTCTCGAGCCCGAACCCGGTCACGTTCTTCCCGACGATGCCGCAGCCCGGCCCCTTCACGATTCCTCTCGGGGTCATGTCCACTCACACGCCTCCCGGTGGCTCTCTTGAAGTGCTGAGCACCACTGAGAACGGTGAGACTCTCACCTTTACCCTCACCTCCGAAGCCTGGTCGTATGGACCCGATCCTACCGGCCAGTACACGGAACTGATGTTGACCGGAACCGGTATCTTCAATCTGACCGGCGCAACCAATTACGTGCCTGAAGACGCTTCCTTCAACTTCACGGCGCAGCAGACCCCGGGTGGTTACACCGAACTGGTGAGCTTCTCCGGTACCGGCACTGCTCTCGGCCCTGTGCCTGAGCCGAGCAGCCTTGCCCTGCTGGGAACCGGCCTGCTGGGTGCAGCAGCGTTCGCTCGCCGTCGGCTGAGCGCGCGCCTCTCCGCCTAA
- a CDS encoding glucose 1-dehydrogenase, translating to MSASILDLFRLDGRVALVTGAASGLGAAIAAAFAEAGAQVAVHGNRRAATDTAQAIGASSAAFQADLGDPAGAEKLFSEVKQRFGRVDILVNNAGTIHRDAAEDFKLEDWQRVLQVNLTSVFQLSQLVGRDLLARKSGGRSSGGKIINIASLLSFQGGIRVPAYAASKGGVAQLTKALANEWAAHDIQVNAIAPGYFATTNTEALQADPVRSRQILERIPAGRWGLPQDLSGAALFLASPASNYVTGTVLTVDGGWMSR from the coding sequence ATGTCCGCTTCAATTCTTGATCTCTTCCGCCTCGACGGCCGCGTCGCTCTCGTCACCGGCGCAGCGAGCGGGCTTGGCGCCGCGATCGCCGCTGCCTTCGCAGAGGCAGGAGCGCAGGTCGCCGTGCACGGAAACCGGCGCGCCGCTACCGACACCGCCCAGGCTATCGGCGCTTCGTCGGCCGCGTTCCAGGCAGACCTCGGCGATCCGGCGGGCGCGGAGAAGCTCTTCTCCGAGGTCAAGCAGCGTTTCGGCCGCGTCGACATTCTCGTCAACAACGCCGGCACCATTCACCGCGATGCAGCCGAGGACTTCAAGCTTGAAGACTGGCAGCGCGTTCTGCAGGTCAATCTCACCAGTGTGTTTCAGCTCTCGCAACTCGTGGGCCGCGATCTTCTTGCGCGCAAGTCCGGTGGCCGCAGCTCCGGGGGCAAGATCATCAACATAGCTTCGCTTCTCAGCTTTCAGGGCGGCATTCGCGTTCCCGCCTATGCCGCGTCGAAGGGTGGCGTCGCGCAGCTGACCAAGGCGTTGGCGAATGAGTGGGCTGCACACGATATTCAGGTCAACGCCATCGCGCCGGGGTACTTTGCAACGACCAACACCGAAGCCCTGCAGGCTGATCCCGTACGAAGCCGTCAGATCCTGGAAAGAATCCCTGCAGGCCGATGGGGCCTGCCTCAGGATCTGTCCGGCGCGGCCCTGTTCCTCGCTTCCCCAGCAAGCAACTACGTCACCGGCACGGTTCTCACAGTCGACGGCGGCTGGATGAGCCGCTAG
- a CDS encoding tetratricopeptide repeat protein: MKNSHSHRMGRIAALACVTVLAVLTQGCTRNPNVRKVKYLNSGKAYEAQGKDKEAIIQFSNAIKIDPHYADAHFELAKAYLKTGSPMGAYAELRRTVDLDPKNVDARLELGQIYLAGHAYPKSLEQANAILAIDPKNADAWGLKSAIAMANNDHPEALKDIQQALTYAPNRAGFHAQLGLIQGTDPSTANNGEEQVREAVKLDPKNGAAHLLLASMLEKKGDTAGAEAEAQSATQIEPKNVRAWMMLAALYFQHGDKPKAESTLMQATDNLHDTTEGASLLFNFYRQTGQFDRAPGTYEQLVNKYPKSVPIKMVYAEILVDQGNFAKVQQIVDDLNKNKSTAADPQVQAMTGMLLLRSGKANDALTLLQNAVKNSPDNLVLKYWLAQTDRVKGDLPGAEENLRTVTQAQPNNFRAQQDLAQLAAQTHDNALLEQVANTMITRFPNSSEGYLWRGVAEAAENQPEKADADLQSAIQKNPKDSAALVALAEMRFREKRNPEGVQLAQQALDANPNQLPALQLLETYYMLQHQPDKALALVQQEITKSPNNSALYDQLSDLQLATKDVNGAVNSSQKAMQLNPSDGDAVMAYTRATTASGNSSAAIVKWQQWNGAHPNDPRGEIILGTLEEGRGNKSGAEDDYKKALVIQPDNATAQNNLAYLMLSNNEDVDVALSLAQSARRTMPHSPSTADTLAWAYYHKGIYESARTLLEDAAKTNPNDASIQYHLGMVYSKMGKKTDAADHLKKAVSLAPGTQTSTDATKALGTL; this comes from the coding sequence ATGAAGAACTCGCACTCTCACCGTATGGGCCGTATTGCGGCTCTTGCCTGTGTAACCGTACTCGCCGTGCTTACGCAGGGATGCACGCGCAACCCGAACGTCCGCAAAGTGAAATACCTGAACAGCGGAAAGGCCTATGAGGCGCAGGGCAAGGACAAGGAAGCGATCATTCAGTTCTCGAACGCCATCAAGATCGATCCTCACTATGCCGACGCGCACTTCGAACTCGCGAAGGCGTATCTGAAGACCGGCTCGCCGATGGGTGCGTACGCGGAGCTCCGCCGGACGGTCGATCTCGATCCGAAGAATGTTGATGCGCGCCTGGAACTCGGCCAGATTTATCTCGCCGGTCACGCTTACCCGAAGTCTCTTGAGCAGGCGAATGCGATCCTCGCGATCGACCCGAAGAACGCCGATGCGTGGGGCCTCAAATCAGCCATCGCGATGGCGAACAACGATCATCCAGAGGCGCTCAAAGATATTCAGCAGGCGCTGACCTACGCTCCTAACCGCGCCGGCTTCCACGCCCAGCTCGGTCTCATCCAGGGTACCGATCCTTCGACGGCCAACAACGGCGAAGAGCAGGTGCGGGAGGCAGTTAAGCTCGATCCGAAGAACGGGGCGGCTCACCTGCTGCTCGCCAGCATGCTCGAAAAGAAAGGTGACACGGCGGGCGCCGAGGCTGAAGCCCAGTCTGCGACGCAGATCGAGCCAAAAAACGTTCGTGCCTGGATGATGCTTGCAGCCCTGTACTTCCAGCACGGTGACAAGCCGAAGGCTGAGTCCACCTTGATGCAGGCCACGGACAATCTGCATGACACCACGGAAGGCGCTTCGCTCCTTTTCAATTTCTATCGCCAGACCGGGCAGTTTGATCGGGCGCCCGGCACGTATGAGCAGCTCGTCAACAAATATCCAAAGAGCGTGCCCATCAAGATGGTGTACGCGGAGATCCTGGTCGATCAGGGGAACTTCGCCAAGGTGCAGCAGATCGTCGATGATCTGAACAAGAACAAGAGCACCGCCGCCGATCCGCAGGTGCAGGCCATGACCGGCATGTTGCTGCTGCGCTCCGGCAAGGCGAATGACGCGCTCACGCTCCTGCAGAATGCGGTCAAAAATTCGCCGGACAATCTGGTTCTGAAGTACTGGCTGGCGCAGACCGACAGAGTAAAGGGTGATCTTCCCGGAGCCGAGGAGAACCTTCGCACCGTGACGCAGGCGCAACCCAACAACTTCCGGGCACAGCAGGATCTCGCCCAGCTCGCCGCGCAGACGCATGACAACGCACTCCTGGAACAGGTTGCGAACACGATGATCACGCGCTTCCCGAACTCCTCTGAGGGGTACCTGTGGCGCGGTGTGGCCGAGGCGGCGGAGAACCAGCCGGAGAAGGCTGACGCGGACCTGCAGAGCGCAATCCAGAAGAACCCCAAGGACTCCGCGGCGCTGGTGGCTCTTGCGGAGATGCGTTTCCGCGAGAAGCGCAATCCGGAAGGTGTCCAGCTTGCTCAGCAGGCGCTCGATGCCAATCCGAATCAGTTGCCGGCGCTGCAGTTGCTCGAAACCTACTACATGTTGCAGCACCAGCCGGACAAGGCTCTTGCCCTGGTTCAGCAGGAGATCACAAAGAGTCCGAACAACAGCGCTTTGTATGACCAGCTTTCCGACCTGCAGCTTGCGACCAAGGACGTGAATGGGGCGGTGAACTCCTCGCAGAAGGCGATGCAGTTGAATCCCTCCGACGGCGATGCGGTGATGGCGTACACGCGTGCGACGACCGCGTCCGGGAACTCGAGTGCAGCGATCGTGAAGTGGCAGCAGTGGAACGGCGCGCACCCGAACGATCCGCGCGGGGAGATCATCCTGGGCACGCTCGAGGAAGGCCGCGGCAACAAGAGTGGCGCAGAGGACGACTACAAGAAGGCCCTCGTGATTCAGCCGGACAACGCGACCGCGCAGAACAATCTTGCCTACCTCATGCTGTCGAACAATGAGGACGTGGATGTGGCGCTCTCGCTGGCACAGTCGGCACGCCGTACGATGCCGCACTCGCCGAGTACGGCCGATACGCTCGCGTGGGCCTACTATCACAAGGGCATCTACGAATCGGCGCGCACGCTGCTCGAGGATGCGGCCAAGACGAACCCCAACGATGCCTCGATCCAGTATCACCTCGGCATGGTGTACAGCAAGATGGGGAAGAAGACAGACGCAGCCGATCACCTAAAGAAGGCGGTCAGTCTCGCTCCTGGGACGCAGACCAGCACCGACGCTACGAAAGCGCTCGGCACACTCTAG
- a CDS encoding class I SAM-dependent methyltransferase, producing the protein MIPVEHAPERPLMPAAPSALEKVLAGLAASLPAGTAFEFQLPDRPLVRVGSGEVTFRVVARNERAVRALKSMDEIGIGEAYLFGDLDIDGDLVAAMDLRNSLHDRHVLAYLWSTYGQRIFYGQTKRDRQWIHEHYDTDPEFYLTFLDERYRCYSHAYFENDDEELGVAMERKFETAFRSCNLQPGWRVLDIGAGWGAFTQYAGERGVHVTSLTISAESEKYCNELIARCHLPCEVVREHFLEYQSREPFDAIINFGVTEHLPDYPRTFKQYQCLLKPGRRVYADACASRTKFPFSSFVLKYVWPGNTTPLHLASYLDAMSETPFEICMIQNDRHSYLLTAKRWAENLDRKREEIVARWGEMLYRRFRLYLWGCVHCLTTDSITAYRWLMQLPAGSTERTTFVRQTPAGMVRAVKRALRF; encoded by the coding sequence ATGATCCCCGTCGAACATGCACCGGAACGCCCGCTGATGCCGGCAGCGCCTTCCGCGCTGGAAAAAGTACTTGCCGGTTTGGCTGCAAGCCTGCCGGCTGGAACCGCGTTTGAGTTTCAGCTGCCGGACCGTCCGCTGGTGAGAGTGGGAAGCGGAGAGGTCACTTTTCGGGTTGTGGCGCGGAACGAACGCGCAGTACGCGCGCTCAAGTCAATGGATGAGATAGGGATCGGCGAAGCGTACCTGTTCGGCGACCTGGACATTGATGGCGACCTGGTCGCGGCGATGGATCTGCGTAACAGTCTCCACGACCGGCACGTGCTGGCGTATCTGTGGTCAACCTACGGACAGCGCATCTTTTACGGCCAGACGAAACGTGACCGGCAATGGATTCACGAACACTACGACACGGATCCGGAGTTCTACCTGACGTTCCTCGATGAGAGGTATCGCTGTTACTCACACGCCTACTTTGAAAATGATGATGAGGAGTTAGGCGTTGCAATGGAGCGCAAGTTCGAGACGGCGTTTCGCTCCTGCAATTTGCAGCCGGGATGGCGTGTTCTCGATATCGGCGCTGGCTGGGGAGCGTTCACGCAATATGCGGGAGAGCGCGGAGTTCATGTCACGTCTCTGACAATCTCCGCGGAGTCGGAGAAGTACTGCAACGAATTGATTGCGCGGTGTCACCTGCCGTGCGAGGTTGTGCGCGAGCACTTTCTCGAATATCAGTCACGTGAACCTTTTGACGCGATCATCAATTTCGGTGTGACGGAGCATCTGCCTGATTATCCTCGGACGTTCAAGCAGTATCAGTGCCTGCTAAAGCCCGGAAGGCGCGTCTACGCGGATGCATGCGCGTCCAGGACGAAGTTCCCCTTCTCATCTTTCGTTCTGAAGTACGTGTGGCCGGGGAATACGACGCCGCTGCATCTTGCCAGCTATCTCGACGCCATGTCTGAGACGCCGTTTGAGATTTGCATGATTCAGAATGATCGCCACAGCTATCTACTGACTGCGAAGAGATGGGCTGAGAACCTTGACCGCAAGCGCGAGGAGATCGTGGCGAGGTGGGGAGAGATGTTATACCGGCGCTTCCGACTTTATCTATGGGGATGTGTTCATTGCTTAACGACTGACTCCATCACGGCGTACCGTTGGCTGATGCAGTTGCCGGCAGGTTCGACGGAGCGGACGACGTTCGTACGGCAGACGCCGGCCGGAATGGTGCGAGCGGTGAAGCGGGCCCTGCGGTTTTAG